In Deinococcus irradiatisoli, the genomic stretch ACCGGGCGCTTCGGCCCGCTGGAAGAAGCGGCCGCCCAGGTGCCGCCGGGCGTGGTGGACCTGCTGCGGGTGCGCGGCCTGGGACCGAAAAAAGTCCGGGCGCTGTGGGAAGCCGGCTTCGATTCGCTCGAAGCGCTGAGACTGGGTCTGAGTGACGGCCGCGTGACGAAGCTCAAGGGCTTCGGGGCCAAGACGGCCGCCACCCTGCTGGAAGCGGTGGAGTTCGTGCTGGCCTCGCAGGGCCGCCAGCGCATGAACACCGGGCTCGACATCGCCGAGATGCTGATCGGCCGGCTGGCGCACCTGGACGCCCGCCTGAGCGGCGACGTGCGCCGCGCCCTGGAAACCGTGGGCAGCGTGCGGGTCACGGTGAGCGGCACGCCGGACGAGGTGCGCTCGGCGCTGCCGGAACTGGAGCTCGAACAGGTCGAGAAGCGCCCGGTACTCAGCGGCCACTGGGAGGGCGTGCCGATCGAGCTTCCCTACGCCGAGCCGCAGGTGCGCGGCGCCCTCGACCTGATGATGGGCGGCTCCAGACCCTACCGCGAGGAGCTGCGCGCCGAGGCGGCCCGGCAAGGCTTCGACCTCAACGGGCGCGGCCTGCACCGGGGTAAGCAGGGCCAGGGCGAGACGCTGCACACGCCGAGCGAGGAGGACGTGCTCTCGGCGCTGAAGCTGCCCTTCCGCCCCGCCGAGTACCGCGAGAGCGAACACGACGAGGTGTGGCAGGCCCTGCCGCCGACCGATGACCTCATCACCGAGCAGGACATCCAGGGCCTGATTCACACCCACTCCACCTGGAGCGACGGCGCGGCCAGCCTGAGCGAGATGGCCCAGGCGGCGCAGGCGCTCGGCGGGTATCTGGGCAGCGCCGACCACTCGCAGAGCGCCTTCTATGCCAACGGCCTCTCGCCCCAGCGCCTGCACGAACAGCTCAGGGAAGTGCGCGAGTTGCAGCGCGCGGGCCTGCCGATCATCTCCGGCAGCGAGGTGGACATCCTCGAAGACGGCTCGCTGGACTTCGACGACGATCTACTTTCGGAACTCGATTACGTGGTCGCCTCGGTCCACAGCCACTTCACCCTAGGCGAGGCGGCACAGACCGAGCGGCTGATCAAGGCGGTGCAGCACCCGCTGATCACCGTCCTGGGCCACCCCACCGGGCGCCTGCTGCTGCGCCGCCCCAGCTACCCGCTGAACCTGGACGCCGTGCTGGAGGCCTGTGAGGACAGCGGCACGGTGGTGGAGATCAACGCCAGTCCCTACCGCCTGGACCTCGACTGGCGCTGGGTCCTGCGCTACCGGGGCCGCCTCAGGTTCGCGGTCAACACCGACGCGCACGCCGTTCACGGCCTCCACGACACCCGCTACGGGGTGCTGAGCGCCAGAAAAGCCGGGCTGAGGGCCAGCGACGTGGTCAACACCCTCTCACAAAGCGAATTTCTGGCCTTCGTGGCGGCGCAGCGGCGCGCCAGAAACGGCTCCTGAACTTGACATGACAGCTCAGCGTGGCAAGATGAGGCCATCATTTACCAATGGTTGACCCCGCCAGCGGGGTCTGGAGGACCGATGAAACGTACCTTGAGCCTGCTGACCTTAGCCACCCTGACCCTCGCCTCGGCCCAGAAAGTCGTCACCCCGGTGCAGATCGGTGTGGCGGTGGCCCAGACCAGCAACACCGCCCTCCTCGGGCAGGAAGAAGTCATCGGCGCCAAGTTCGCCGAGAAACTCATCAACGCGCGCGGCGGCATCAACGGCACGCCGATCAAGCTGGTGTTTCAGGACACCGGCGGCGACGAGGCCGGCGCCATCAACGCCTTCCAGAACCTGATCAGCAAGGACAACGTGGTGGGCATCGTGGGGCCGACCCTTTCGCAGCAGGCCTTCGCCGCCGACCCGATCGCCGACCGCGCCAAGGTGCCGGTGCTGGGGCCGAGCAACACCGCCAAGGGCATTCCGCAGATCGGTGACTTTATCGCCCGTGTTTCGGCCCCGGTGGCGGTGGTGGCGCCCAACGCCATCAAGCAGGCCCTCAAGCTCGATCCCAAGATCAAGAAGGTGGCGGTGCTCTACGCCCAGAACGACGCCTTCTCGGTGAGCGAGACCGGCACCTTCCAGCAGACCGCCAAGGACCTGGGCCTGAACGTCGCCACCGTGCAGAAGTTCCAGACCACCGACAACGACTTCACCACCCAGGTGACGGCGGTGCTGGGCGACAACGTCGATCTGGTGATCATCTCAGGCCTGGCCAACGACGGCGGCAACCTTGTCAAGCAGCTGCGCCAGCTCGGCTACAAGGGCCTCATCATCGGCGGCAACGGCCTGAACACCACCAACATGTTCCCGGTGTGCCAGAAGTACTGTGACGGCGTAATCATCGCCCAGGCCTACAGCCCGGCCCAGGCGAGCGCCGCCAACCAGGTGTTCGTGCGCGAATACACCGCCCAGTACAAGAAGGCCCCGCCGCAGTTCGCCGCCCAGGCCTACACCGGCGTACAGGTGTTCGTGGACGCCCTGCGGGTCATCGACCGCAAGAAGAAGCTCTCGGAATGGAACCTGCCCGACCTGCGCGTGGAACTCAACAAGCAGGTTCTGCTTGGCAAGTACAACACCCCGCTCGGCGCGATTTCCTTCGACAAGGAAGGCGAAGTCAACCAGAAAGACTTCTACGTGGCCCAGATCAAGATGCAGGACGCCAAGAACGGCACCTTCGTGTACCTGAAGTAATTTCGCCAGACTTTCGGTCGGTCAGCCGTGGGCGTCAAGACAGCGGCTGACCCTTTTTTGAATCCCGTGGTTGGTGAAAGGAGCGGCCTTACTTTGGAACTCAGCAGCTTGGTGCAAAACGTCCTCAACGGCCTGGCGATCGGCAGCGTCTACGCCATCTTCGCGCTGGGCTACACCCTGATCTTCTCGATTCTGGGGATCATCAACTTCGCGCACGGCGCCGTGTTCACGCTCGGCGCCTATTTCACCTACACCCTGATCTCGGGGCAGTTCGAGAACAACGGCTTACTCCGGGGCCTCAACCTGTTTCCCCAGGGCTCGCCGCTCTCGGGCAGCGCCTGGGGCTTCGCCATTTCGGCGCTGGTCGGGGCGCTCGCCGCTGGACTGGTGGGCGTGATCATCGAGCGCCTGGCCTTCCGGCCGATGCGGACGCGCAGCGCCGATCCGCTGCTGGCGCTGGTCAGTTCGCTCGGCGTGGCGCTGGTGATCGTCAACCTGATTCAGATTCTGGTGGGCGCCGAGAGCTACTCGTTTCCCGAGGGCATCTACGGTGACCTGCCGCCGGCTTTGCTGTTTCACATGGGCGAGAAGGTCATCATCATCCGCACGGTGCAGGTGATCATCTTCGCCGTCAGCATGGTGCTGCTGCTGATTCTGGGCTACGTCATCGGGCGCACCCGCACCGGCAAGGCGCTGCGGGCGGTGGCGGAAAATCCCGGCACTGCTTCGCTGCTGGGCATCAGCGTGGACCGCTTCATCGTGATCACCTTCTTTCTGGCGGGGTTGCTGGGCGGGCTGGCCGGCACGCTGGTGGGCAGCAGCTTCGGCATCGCCGGACCGTATTTCGGGGTCACCTACGGCCTCAAGGGACTGGCGGTCATCGTGCTGGGCGGGCTGGGCAGCATTCCCGGCGCGGTGGTGGGCGGCCTGGTGATCGGGCTGGCCGAGGCGTTCGTGCCGGCCGAGTACAGCGCCTACAAGGAAGCGGTGGCTTTCGCGCTGCTGTTCGTCATCTTGCTGGTGCGTCCCCAGGGCTTACTCGGCCGGGCGCAGATACAGAAGGTTTAGGCTATGGACTTCCTGCAACAGTACGGCTTTCTGATCGCCACCATGATCCAGCAGGGGTTGCTGGGCCTGAGCCTCTACGCCCCGCTGATGGCTGGGCAGCTCTCGCTGGCGAGCCCCGGATTCTACGCTCTGGGCGGCTACCTCGCCGCCGTGATGCTCACCAACCCGGCCTTCGAGGGCTGGCGCTCGGCGCTGGGGTACGGTATCTACCCGCTCACCTGGATTCTGGCGGCGCTCGCCTGTGGGCTGCTGGGGGTCGTCGTCGGCGTGCCGGCGCTGCGGCTGCGCGGCATTTATCTGGCACTGGCGACCATCGCCCTGGTCGAGATCCTGCGGGTGCTGGCCCTGAACCTCAGCATCACCGGAGGCGCGGTGGGCCTCTTCGGCATTCCGCAGGCCTTCGGCTTCGTGGACCGCTGGCAGTACCTGTGGCTGTTTTTGCCACTGCTGATCCTGACGCTGCTGTTTTTCCGCCAGCTGTCCAAGTCGCGCACCGGGCGGGCCTTTCGGGCCATCCGCGAGGACGAACTCGCCGCCGACGCCATGGGCGTGCCGCCGACGCGCTACAAGGTGCTGGCCTTCGTGATCGGCGCAGTGCTGGCCGGCATCGTCGGCTCGATGAGCGCGCCGTTTCTCAACACCTGGAACGCCAAGCAGGGCACCTTCGACGCCTCGATCGCCTACCTCGCCTACGTGCTGATCGGCGGCAGCCGCAGCATGTGGGGCCCCTTGGTGGGCGGAGCGCTGCTCTCGGCGCTGCCGGAGCTGCTGCGCTCGCTGGCCGACTGGCGGCTGGTCATCAACGGGCTGGTGCTGGTAGTGGCGAGCCTCTATCTGCCGCAGGGCATCGTGGGCAGCCTCAGTCCCAAGCCCAAACCGCCGAAGCGCCCCACCCCGCCGCCGGTGAGCGAGGGGCCTTCGGGGCCGCCCTACACCTCGGAGACGCTGTGAGCGCCCCGAACAAGCCCCCCATGGAAGCGCCGGTGCTGCTCGACGCCCGGCAACTCACCCGCCGTTTCGGCGGTCTGGTGGCGGTCAACGCGGTGTCGTTCGAGGTGCGCCGAGGCGAGATCTTCGGCCTGATCGGCCCCAACGGCGCGGGCAAGACCACCCTCTTCAACCTGATGACCGGCCTGACCCCGCCGTCGAGCGGCTCGCTGAACTTCGGCAACCAGAACATGACCGGGCTCTCACCGCACCAGGTCGCCGCTTCGGGCATCAGCCGCACCTTTCAGAATATCCGGCTGTTCGGGCCGCTCACGGCGCTGGAAAATGTCAAGATCGCCCAGCACGCCCGCACCCGCGCCGGGCTGTGGGCCGGGGTCTTTGGCCGCGACAAGGCCGAGGAGCGCCGGGTGGAACTGCGAGCCTGGGAACTGCTCGATCTGGTGGGCCTGAGTGACCGGGCCGGCGAGCAGGCCGC encodes the following:
- a CDS encoding DNA polymerase/3'-5' exonuclease PolX, producing the protein MSPFDKKAAASALETTADLLDVLGAEAFRAQAYRSAARSIETLENWTQAAEQHFKSVPKVGAALAGALSEAIETGRFGPLEEAAAQVPPGVVDLLRVRGLGPKKVRALWEAGFDSLEALRLGLSDGRVTKLKGFGAKTAATLLEAVEFVLASQGRQRMNTGLDIAEMLIGRLAHLDARLSGDVRRALETVGSVRVTVSGTPDEVRSALPELELEQVEKRPVLSGHWEGVPIELPYAEPQVRGALDLMMGGSRPYREELRAEAARQGFDLNGRGLHRGKQGQGETLHTPSEEDVLSALKLPFRPAEYRESEHDEVWQALPPTDDLITEQDIQGLIHTHSTWSDGAASLSEMAQAAQALGGYLGSADHSQSAFYANGLSPQRLHEQLREVRELQRAGLPIISGSEVDILEDGSLDFDDDLLSELDYVVASVHSHFTLGEAAQTERLIKAVQHPLITVLGHPTGRLLLRRPSYPLNLDAVLEACEDSGTVVEINASPYRLDLDWRWVLRYRGRLRFAVNTDAHAVHGLHDTRYGVLSARKAGLRASDVVNTLSQSEFLAFVAAQRRARNGS
- a CDS encoding ABC transporter substrate-binding protein, with the protein product MKRTLSLLTLATLTLASAQKVVTPVQIGVAVAQTSNTALLGQEEVIGAKFAEKLINARGGINGTPIKLVFQDTGGDEAGAINAFQNLISKDNVVGIVGPTLSQQAFAADPIADRAKVPVLGPSNTAKGIPQIGDFIARVSAPVAVVAPNAIKQALKLDPKIKKVAVLYAQNDAFSVSETGTFQQTAKDLGLNVATVQKFQTTDNDFTTQVTAVLGDNVDLVIISGLANDGGNLVKQLRQLGYKGLIIGGNGLNTTNMFPVCQKYCDGVIIAQAYSPAQASAANQVFVREYTAQYKKAPPQFAAQAYTGVQVFVDALRVIDRKKKLSEWNLPDLRVELNKQVLLGKYNTPLGAISFDKEGEVNQKDFYVAQIKMQDAKNGTFVYLK
- a CDS encoding branched-chain amino acid ABC transporter permease translates to MELSSLVQNVLNGLAIGSVYAIFALGYTLIFSILGIINFAHGAVFTLGAYFTYTLISGQFENNGLLRGLNLFPQGSPLSGSAWGFAISALVGALAAGLVGVIIERLAFRPMRTRSADPLLALVSSLGVALVIVNLIQILVGAESYSFPEGIYGDLPPALLFHMGEKVIIIRTVQVIIFAVSMVLLLILGYVIGRTRTGKALRAVAENPGTASLLGISVDRFIVITFFLAGLLGGLAGTLVGSSFGIAGPYFGVTYGLKGLAVIVLGGLGSIPGAVVGGLVIGLAEAFVPAEYSAYKEAVAFALLFVILLVRPQGLLGRAQIQKV
- a CDS encoding branched-chain amino acid ABC transporter permease, giving the protein MDFLQQYGFLIATMIQQGLLGLSLYAPLMAGQLSLASPGFYALGGYLAAVMLTNPAFEGWRSALGYGIYPLTWILAALACGLLGVVVGVPALRLRGIYLALATIALVEILRVLALNLSITGGAVGLFGIPQAFGFVDRWQYLWLFLPLLILTLLFFRQLSKSRTGRAFRAIREDELAADAMGVPPTRYKVLAFVIGAVLAGIVGSMSAPFLNTWNAKQGTFDASIAYLAYVLIGGSRSMWGPLVGGALLSALPELLRSLADWRLVINGLVLVVASLYLPQGIVGSLSPKPKPPKRPTPPPVSEGPSGPPYTSETL
- a CDS encoding ABC transporter ATP-binding protein, whose translation is MEAPVLLDARQLTRRFGGLVAVNAVSFEVRRGEIFGLIGPNGAGKTTLFNLMTGLTPPSSGSLNFGNQNMTGLSPHQVAASGISRTFQNIRLFGPLTALENVKIAQHARTRAGLWAGVFGRDKAEERRVELRAWELLDLVGLSDRAGEQAANFSYGDQRRLEIARALATQPRVLLLDEPAAGMNTAEKGALTSFIREVRDRFDLTVMVIEHHVPLVMNLCDRVAVLNFGELIAVGDPASVQRDPKVIEAYLGS